A single window of Pyxicephalus adspersus chromosome 10, UCB_Pads_2.0, whole genome shotgun sequence DNA harbors:
- the LOC140339034 gene encoding uncharacterized protein, whose product MDSTVECSNQSHAVTPDLHLRSHTAERPTGPSQPKESSINHDGDHTGELSFPCSVCWKAFTKNKNLLRHLRIHKTERPFSCSECGTSFGEKGNLLLHQRSHTGERPYSCSECGKSFMQKGSLLKHQSCHTGERPYSCSVCHKSFTAKKNLLSHQRIHTGEGLFSCSECEKTFVRKEKLVIHQRIHTGERPYVCSECGKSFIEKRTLDRHHKSHTGERPYSCPECGKSFIQKENLLKHQRIHTGERPYSCSECGKSFTEKRTLVIHQRIHTGERPFSCAECGRSFSERRILLIHQRSHTGERPYPCLECGKAFTEKTNLLMHQKIHTGVRPYSCPECGKSFTEKRTLRKHERSHTSERPFSCLECGKCFIQRENLYKHQRIHTSDRPYSCAQCGKGFIQKGNLVSHQRTHTGERPFACSDCGKSFSHKVSLLRHQRIHTGDRPFSCAECGKCFGDNGNLLKHQRIHTGERPYSCSECGKGFIYRKKLLRHQRIHTR is encoded by the coding sequence ATGGATTCCACTGTGGAATGTTCCAACCAATCACATGCAGTTACTCCAGATCTCCATCtaagatctcacactgcagagaGACCAACAGGTCCATCTCAGCCCAAGGAATCTTCTATAAACCATGACGGAGATCACACAGGGGAACTTTCATTTCCATGCTCAGTGTGCTGGAAGgctttcacaaaaaacaaaaacctcctTAGACACCTGAGAATTCACAAAACTGAGCGACCTTtctcatgttcagagtgtggaacAAGTTTTGGAGAGAAAGGAAACCTTCTATTACATCAAAGAAGTCACACGGGTGAACGTCCCTATTCATGTTCGgagtgtggaaaaagtttcaTGCAGAAAGGCAGCCTTCTTAAACACCAGAGCTGTCACACAGGAGAGCGTCCATATTCTTGTTCAGTGTGTCATAAATCTTTTACTGCAAAGAAGAACCTTCTTTCACACCAGAGAATACACACAGGTGAGGGTCTTTTCTCATGTTCAGAGTGTGAGAAAActtttgttagaaaagaaaaacttgttatacaccagagaattcacactggTGAACGTCCCTATGTATGctcagagtgtgggaaaagtttcatAGAGAAAAGAACACTTGATAGACACCACAAAAGTCACACGGGTGAACGTCCATATTCATGTCCTgagtgtggaaaaagtttcaTTCAGAAGGAAAACCTTTTaaaacaccagagaattcacacaggagagcGCCCTTATTCATGCtcagaatgtgggaaaagttttactGAGAAGAGAACGCTTGTTAtacaccagaggattcacacaggtgaacgtccttTTTCCTGTGCAGAATGTGGAAGGAGTTTTTCTGAGAGAAGAATACTTCTCATACATCAAAGAAGTCACACAGGGGAGCGTCCTTATCCCTGTTTGGAGTGCGGGAAAGCttttactgaaaaaacaaacCTCCTTATGCATCAAAAGATTCACACAGGTGTCCGTCCATATTCCTGCCCAGAGTGTGGGAAAAGCTTCACAGAAAAAAGGACACTGCGCAAACATGAAAGGAGTCACACATCTGAGCGTCCTTTTTCGTGtttagaatgtgggaaatgtttcattCAGAGAGAAAACCTATATAAACATCAGAGGATTCACACAAGTGATCGTCCTTATTCCTGTGCACAATGTGGGAAAGGTTTCATTCAGAAAGGAAATCTGGTTTCACATCAGAGAACTCACACAGGTGAGCGGCCTTTTGCATGTTCAGACTGTGGGAAATCCTTCAGTCACAAAGTAAGCCTTCTTAGACACCAACGAATTCACACGGGTGATCGTCCATTTTCATGcgctgagtgtgggaaatgttttggcGACAATGGAAACCTTCTtaaacaccagagaattcacacaggagagcGTCCTTATTCTTGTTCTGAGTGcgggaaaggttttatttacaggaaaaaacTTTTAAGACATCAGAGAATCCACACACGCTAA
- the LOC140339081 gene encoding uncharacterized protein: MTPHEVGEVTSQYEVGEVTSQHERREVTLQHEIGEEILQHVIGEVASQPKRIHLGEHPYLCSECGKCFVTKAGLQRHQRTHTGERPYPCTECGKCFFRQTDLVAHRRIHTGERPYSCSECGKSFTEKGKLSLHQKKHTGERPYSCSDCGKSFLEKRGLVKHQKVHTGERPYPCSECGKSFPVKSSLLRHQRIHTGERPYTCLECGKGFTVKTKLVIHQSVHTGVYLYSCPECGKGFNEKCLLLKHQKIHKAEYAFSCTECGKSFLHKESLIAHQRNHTGECPFACSVCGETFSQKASLVRHQRDHNGESSFLCSECGKCFAFKASLRYHQKIHTGERPYVCLECGKSFVFKTKLVQHQKIHTGDRPFLCSECGKRFTFKGDLVKHHRVHTGEHPYSCPECGKSFTEKGTLVKHQRTQKH; this comes from the coding sequence ATGACACCACATGAGGTTGGGGAAGTGACATCACAATATGAGGTTGGGGAAGTGACATCACAACACGAGAGGAGGGAAGTTACATTACAACATGAGATAGGGGAAGAGATTTTACAACATGTGATTGGGGAAGTTGCATCACAACCTAAGAGAATTCACTTGGGAGAGCATCCTTATTTATGCTCCGAGTGTGGGAAATGCTTTGTTACCAAAGCTGGACTTCAGAGACACCAGAGAACTCATACTGGTGAGCGTCCTTATCCATGTACAGAGTGCGGAAAATGTTTCTTTCGTCAAACTGATCTTGTTGCACACAGGAGAATACACACTGGTGAACGTCcttattcatgttcagaatgtggaaagTCTTTCACGGAGAAAGGAAAACTTTCTCTTCATCAGAAAAAACACACCGGAGAACGTCCCTATTCCTGTTCAGATTGTGGAAAAAGTTTTCTTGAGAAAAGAGGACTCGTTAAACACCAAAAGGTTCACACTGGTGAGCGTCCTTATCCTTGCTCggaatgtgggaaaagttttccTGTAAAATCATCACTCCTTAGACATCAGAGAATTCACACTGGTGAGCGCCCATATACGTGTCTTGAATGTGGGAAAGGTTTCACTGTGAAAACAAAACTAGTGATACATCAGAGTGTTCATACAGGAGTGTACCTATATTCATGTCCAGAGTGCGGGAAAGGtttcaatgaaaaatgtttacttcTTAAACACCAGAAAATTCACAAAGCTGAGTATGCTTTCTCATGCActgaatgtgggaaaagtttccTTCATAAAGAAAGCCTCATTGCACACCAGAGAAATCACACAGGTGAGTGTCCTTTTGCATGTTCTGTGTGCGGGGAAACTTTCAGTCAAAAAGCATCTCTTGTCAGACACCAGAGAGATCACAATGGTGAAAGTTCATTTTTATGTTCAGAGTGTGGTAAATGTTTCGCTTTCAAAGCTAGCCTTCGTTATCACCAGAAAATTCATACGGGTGAACGTCCCTATGTATGTTTAGAGTGCggcaaaagttttgttttcaagACAAAACTTGTACAACATCAAAAAATTCACACGGGTGACCGCCCTTTTTTATGTTCAGAGTGTGGTAAACGTTTCACTTTTAAAGGCGACCTTGTAAAACACCATAGAGTTCACACTGGTGAGCATCCTTATTCATGTCcagaatgtgggaaaagtttcacTGAAAAAGGAACACTTGTTAAACACCAGAGAACGCAAAAGCATTAA